A stretch of the Cyanobium sp. Tous-M-B4 genome encodes the following:
- a CDS encoding inositol monophosphatase family protein: protein MNPEPPVLSSPDLNPGLVELIDLVAERQRADFGHMASDLKSDGSLITACDRWSDATLVEGLARLFPGEGVLSEEGNKTVPKTSAYWVVDPLDGTTNFAAGIPYWAISIARFEAGRPVLAVLDVPPLRQRIVAIRAQGAWRNGRPLLAPSGQSHPAGCASLCSRSIGVLQKLPNQRFPGKIRLLGVASLNLVSVAMGQTISALEATPKIWDLAAAWLVLSELDCPIRWLVRSPESIDAGSDLSAADFPVLAADRPENLARFMPWADALVS from the coding sequence ATGAACCCAGAACCCCCAGTGCTTTCCTCCCCAGATCTCAATCCAGGCCTGGTTGAGCTGATCGATCTTGTGGCTGAACGGCAGCGGGCCGATTTCGGTCACATGGCCTCCGATCTCAAATCAGACGGCAGCCTGATCACGGCCTGTGACCGCTGGAGTGATGCGACCCTGGTTGAAGGATTGGCTCGCTTGTTTCCTGGTGAAGGGGTGCTGAGCGAGGAAGGCAACAAAACAGTCCCTAAGACCTCTGCTTATTGGGTGGTTGATCCCCTGGATGGCACCACGAATTTTGCTGCTGGGATTCCCTACTGGGCCATATCGATAGCGCGTTTTGAGGCTGGTCGTCCCGTGCTTGCCGTGCTGGACGTACCACCACTGCGGCAGCGGATCGTGGCGATTCGCGCTCAGGGCGCCTGGCGCAATGGTCGCCCCCTGCTGGCTCCCTCCGGGCAGAGCCACCCTGCTGGCTGCGCTTCCTTATGTAGCCGTTCGATAGGAGTGCTGCAAAAGCTGCCCAATCAACGCTTCCCTGGAAAAATCCGTTTACTTGGGGTGGCAAGCCTCAATCTTGTCAGTGTGGCGATGGGGCAAACGATCTCAGCCCTCGAGGCCACGCCCAAGATCTGGGATCTGGCTGCAGCGTGGTTGGTGCTCAGCGAGTTGGACTGCCCGATCCGTTGGCTGGTGCGATCACCGGAGTCGATCGATGCTGGTTCCGATCTGTCAGCAGCTGATTTTCCAGTGCTGGCGGCCGATCGGCCGGAAAACCTGGCCCGCTTCATGCCCTGGGCCGATGCGCTGGTGA